In Rhodoligotrophos defluvii, a genomic segment contains:
- the speB gene encoding agmatinase translates to MSQSPFQPVDAALVPRFAGIASFMRLPVVASPAGLDIALFGIPWDGGTTNRAGARHGPREIRSQSSLMRRVHHVTGTEPFSIAKVADIGDLAVNPIDLRDALRLIEQGVARVVEAGAIPLAAGGDHLVTLPVMRAVARSRPVGMIHFDAHSDTNDRYFGDNPYTHGTPFRRAIEEGLLDPKRTVQIGIRGSIYEPGEHDWARGQGVRVVYMEEFVRRGAEDVMAEARAIAGDGPTYVSFDIDCLDPSMAPGTGTPEVGGFTTREAQQMLRLLDGVPIVGADVVEVAPPFDVGGMTALAGATMMFELLTVIARQIAARDR, encoded by the coding sequence ATGAGCCAGTCACCGTTCCAGCCTGTCGATGCCGCCCTGGTGCCGCGCTTTGCCGGTATCGCGAGCTTCATGCGCCTGCCGGTCGTGGCCTCGCCTGCGGGACTGGACATCGCCCTGTTCGGGATCCCGTGGGATGGCGGCACCACCAACCGGGCGGGCGCGCGCCACGGGCCCCGGGAGATCCGCAGCCAGTCGAGCCTGATGCGCCGCGTGCACCACGTCACCGGCACCGAGCCGTTCTCGATCGCCAAGGTGGCTGATATCGGCGATCTCGCGGTCAACCCGATCGACCTTAGGGATGCCCTGCGGCTGATCGAACAAGGCGTGGCGCGCGTTGTCGAAGCGGGCGCGATCCCGCTCGCCGCAGGCGGCGATCACCTGGTCACGCTGCCCGTCATGCGCGCCGTAGCGCGATCCCGGCCGGTGGGCATGATCCATTTCGACGCCCATTCCGATACCAATGACCGCTATTTCGGCGACAATCCCTATACGCACGGAACCCCGTTCCGCCGCGCCATCGAGGAAGGGCTGCTCGATCCGAAACGGACGGTCCAGATCGGCATCCGCGGCTCGATTTACGAACCCGGCGAGCATGATTGGGCGCGTGGGCAAGGGGTGCGCGTTGTCTACATGGAGGAGTTCGTCCGGCGCGGTGCCGAGGACGTCATGGCGGAAGCGCGCGCGATCGCCGGCGATGGACCGACCTACGTGTCCTTCGACATCGACTGTCTGGATCCGTCCATGGCGCCGGGTACCGGCACGCCCGAAGTCGGCGGCTTCACCACGCGCGAGGCCCAGCAGATGCTGCGGCTTCTGGACGGCGTCCCTATCGTCGGCGCCGACGTGGTGGAAGTCGCGCCGCCCTTCGACGTGGGCGGCATGACGGCGCTCGCCGGCGCCACCATGATGTTCGAGCTGCTCACCGTGATCGCCAGGCAGATTGCGGCGCGCGACCGCTGA
- a CDS encoding ABC transporter ATP-binding protein gives MHSEPLVEARKLQKSYDGKLVIENLDLTIHRGEFLTLLGPSGSGKTTLLMMLAGFEAPTAGEIFYQGRSIANLPPHARNFGVVFQNYALFPHMSVFDNVGFPLSVRKLSRAEIASRVRQALAMVQLEEFGERRPPQLSGGQQQRVALARALVFEPDLVLMDEPLGALDKNLREQLQVEIKHLHDQLGITVVYVTHDQTEAMVMSDRIAIFNRGRIQQLGAPRQVHEHPATAFVARFMGEMNAFTGKVIAANAQGQCEIALGEGLRFVGTSAGAPMVGSTRLMGVRPERIMLNPPPESCDNMVPGRVAECIYLGDRMTVLVAVDGGLNFTVSGGVASIDNPPRPGMPVHIGWSKEHCLILEPD, from the coding sequence TTGCATTCCGAGCCGTTGGTTGAGGCGCGCAAGCTTCAGAAGAGCTATGACGGCAAGCTTGTCATCGAGAATCTGGACCTCACGATCCATAGAGGCGAGTTCCTCACCCTGCTCGGGCCATCCGGATCGGGCAAGACCACGCTGCTGATGATGCTGGCCGGCTTCGAAGCGCCTACCGCCGGCGAGATCTTCTATCAGGGCCGCTCCATCGCCAACCTGCCGCCACATGCGCGCAATTTCGGCGTGGTCTTCCAGAACTATGCGCTGTTTCCGCACATGTCGGTGTTCGACAACGTGGGCTTTCCGCTCAGCGTGCGCAAGCTCTCCAGGGCCGAAATCGCCAGCCGGGTGAGGCAGGCGCTCGCCATGGTGCAGCTCGAGGAATTCGGCGAAAGGCGCCCGCCGCAGCTTTCCGGCGGCCAGCAGCAGCGGGTGGCCCTCGCCCGCGCGCTGGTGTTCGAGCCGGACCTTGTGCTGATGGACGAGCCGCTGGGCGCGCTCGACAAGAACCTGCGCGAGCAGCTGCAGGTGGAGATTAAGCATCTGCACGACCAGCTGGGCATCACCGTGGTCTATGTCACCCACGACCAGACCGAAGCCATGGTCATGTCGGACCGGATCGCCATCTTCAACCGGGGACGGATCCAGCAGCTTGGTGCGCCCAGGCAGGTCCACGAGCACCCGGCCACCGCCTTCGTCGCCCGCTTCATGGGCGAGATGAACGCCTTCACCGGCAAGGTCATTGCGGCGAATGCCCAGGGCCAATGCGAGATCGCGCTAGGCGAGGGCCTGCGCTTCGTCGGCACCAGCGCGGGCGCGCCGATGGTCGGGTCCACCCGGCTGATGGGCGTGCGGCCCGAGCGCATCATGCTCAACCCGCCGCCGGAGAGCTGCGACAATATGGTGCCCGGGCGGGTGGCGGAGTGCATCTATCTCGGCGACCGCATGACCGTGCTGGTCGCGGTGGACGGCGGCCTCAACTTCACGGTCAGCGGCGGGGTGGCGAGCATCGACAATCCGCCTCGGCCCGGAATGCCCGTGCATATCGGCTGGAGCAAGGAGCACTGCCTGATCCTGGAGCCGGACTGA
- a CDS encoding GntR family transcriptional regulator, which produces MDRHQKSDASTEAAPKAPSVRKGGRSRINAIYQTMRDRICFFEYPPTMVLKEVALAQEFGVSRTPIRQILQRLESEKLVEIRDGVGTIVTGVDFRRLKDVYELRLRISEIMADFIQKANIPQALAEIQALIARAEKLREEPDLRTFWIIENDRHRLLNRLISNEPLRELHDSLYMQTARVWYDIVESVWPEALEALHAELAELRRALELGDTRAIGWTARNYIAYSMSRLSRHFDPT; this is translated from the coding sequence ATGGACAGACACCAGAAATCCGATGCGAGCACGGAGGCCGCGCCAAAGGCACCCTCGGTCCGCAAGGGCGGGCGGTCACGGATCAACGCGATCTACCAGACCATGCGCGATCGCATCTGCTTCTTCGAATATCCCCCGACGATGGTGCTGAAGGAGGTGGCGCTGGCCCAGGAGTTCGGGGTGAGTCGCACGCCGATCCGGCAGATCCTGCAGCGGCTCGAGTCGGAAAAGCTGGTGGAGATCCGCGATGGGGTCGGCACGATCGTGACGGGGGTGGACTTCCGGCGCCTGAAGGATGTCTACGAGCTGCGCCTGCGCATCAGCGAGATCATGGCGGATTTCATTCAGAAGGCCAATATTCCGCAGGCCCTCGCGGAAATCCAGGCGCTCATCGCACGGGCGGAGAAGCTCCGCGAGGAGCCTGATCTCCGCACCTTCTGGATCATCGAGAACGACCGCCATAGACTGCTGAACCGGCTGATCAGCAACGAGCCCTTACGCGAGCTGCACGACAGCCTCTACATGCAAACGGCGCGGGTCTGGTACGACATCGTGGAGAGCGTATGGCCCGAGGCACTGGAGGCCCTCCACGCGGAGCTGGCGGAGCTTCGGCGCGCGCTCGAGCTGGGCGATACACGCGCCATCGGCTGGACGGCGCGCAACTACATCGCCTACAGCATGAGCCGGCTGTCGCGGCATTTCGACCCGACCTGA
- a CDS encoding polysaccharide deacetylase family protein, translating into MISNPPPWPNGARCAVAVTFDMDADSLVHIHSAEKAPTLVSTTSMLRYGPMVGVPRILATYRKLGIRQTFFVPAWCAAQYPRAVEAMVVDGHEVALHSYIHENSYDLSREEEHERLRRSIDILERVAGRRPRGWRAPMYSFSRHSGELLVEEGFLYDASLMGDDVPYLLSTGNGQLVELPAHWGMDDYPQYAHTPELGYAMPVRSPTEAIRNYMDEFEAHYAHGGLWITVWHPFLTGRLTRWHHLEKMLLDIKARGDVWFATLEEIANHLLALQRAGTYQPRIDEVPFYTQPVALVPQ; encoded by the coding sequence ATGATCAGCAATCCGCCGCCCTGGCCGAATGGGGCGCGCTGCGCCGTGGCCGTGACCTTCGACATGGACGCGGACAGTCTCGTCCATATCCATTCGGCTGAGAAGGCGCCCACGCTGGTCTCCACCACATCCATGCTGCGATACGGGCCGATGGTGGGCGTGCCGCGTATTCTCGCCACCTACCGGAAGCTAGGCATAAGGCAGACCTTCTTCGTGCCCGCCTGGTGCGCGGCGCAATATCCGCGCGCGGTGGAGGCCATGGTGGTGGATGGTCACGAGGTAGCGCTGCACAGCTATATCCACGAGAACTCCTACGACCTCTCACGTGAGGAGGAGCATGAGCGGCTGCGGCGCAGCATAGACATCCTGGAACGGGTGGCCGGCCGCCGCCCGCGCGGCTGGCGCGCGCCGATGTACTCTTTCTCCAGGCATTCCGGCGAGCTGCTGGTGGAGGAAGGCTTCCTCTACGATGCCTCGTTGATGGGCGATGACGTGCCCTATCTGCTCTCGACGGGGAACGGCCAGCTGGTGGAGCTGCCCGCCCATTGGGGCATGGACGACTACCCGCAATATGCCCACACGCCGGAGCTCGGCTATGCCATGCCAGTGCGCTCGCCCACCGAAGCCATCCGCAACTACATGGATGAATTCGAGGCTCATTACGCCCATGGCGGCTTATGGATTACGGTCTGGCACCCGTTCCTGACCGGCCGCCTGACCCGCTGGCACCACTTGGAGAAGATGCTACTCGACATCAAGGCGCGCGGCGACGTGTGGTTCGCAACACTCGAAGAGATTGCCAATCATCTTCTGGCCCTGCAGCGCGCCGGAACCTACCAGCCGCGGATCGACGAGGTGCCGTTCTATACGCAACCGGTCGCGCTGGTTCCGCAATGA
- a CDS encoding creatininase, translating into MTVRMNELSWTDYDRKVREENPVVFVTVGSHEQHGPHLPMCCDEVIPTAIAEKAAERIGGLVAPSIVFGYKSQPRSGGGNHIPGTISLDAANLIGTVKDVITELARHGVRRIVLMDGHYENTMMIVEGVDLALRDLHRDGIDDVKIMRIGYYEFTTPEVEKAVWPDGFPSWPLEHAGVMETSIMMYLRPELVHLDRVPSHGPAAFPPYDVYPVTWENWPSLPRDGALVASTIASAEKGKLLFDCYVRGVADAVANEFGLKL; encoded by the coding sequence ATGACCGTGCGCATGAACGAGCTGAGCTGGACCGACTATGACCGCAAGGTCCGCGAGGAAAATCCTGTGGTCTTCGTAACGGTGGGCTCTCACGAGCAGCATGGGCCCCATCTCCCCATGTGTTGCGACGAGGTCATCCCCACCGCCATTGCCGAGAAGGCGGCGGAGCGGATCGGCGGCCTCGTCGCGCCATCCATTGTGTTCGGCTACAAGTCGCAGCCGCGCTCCGGCGGCGGCAACCACATCCCTGGCACGATTAGCCTCGATGCTGCCAACCTGATCGGCACGGTGAAGGACGTCATCACCGAGCTCGCCCGCCACGGCGTGCGCCGCATCGTGCTGATGGACGGTCATTATGAGAACACCATGATGATCGTGGAGGGCGTTGACCTGGCCCTGCGCGATCTGCACCGTGACGGGATCGACGACGTCAAGATCATGCGCATCGGCTATTACGAGTTCACCACGCCGGAGGTGGAGAAGGCGGTCTGGCCCGATGGCTTCCCAAGCTGGCCGCTGGAGCATGCTGGAGTCATGGAAACCTCCATCATGATGTATCTGCGCCCCGAGCTGGTGCATCTGGACCGGGTGCCCAGCCACGGGCCGGCCGCGTTTCCGCCTTATGACGTCTATCCCGTCACCTGGGAGAACTGGCCGTCGCTGCCCCGGGATGGGGCGCTGGTTGCCAGCACGATCGCCTCCGCCGAAAAGGGCAAGCTGCTGTTCGATTGTTATGTCCGGGGGGTCGCCGACGCTGTGGCGAACGAGTTCGGCCTCAAGCTCTGA
- a CDS encoding ABC transporter permease has protein sequence MSEQYDLPLSKGLLGTFTAVLLVLLVAPALIVIPISFSAGTIMTFPLPGLSLRWYEEVLFSPAWRNAVSNTALIGTAAAALATLIGTMAAIGIDRLRNTMKTATLLLSIFPLMVPIVIAALGGYLALVSVGLNNTYWGAILLHAMLGLPFVTISVLAALQGFDRNLWRAASSLGAKPLTIFRRVMLPIILPGIVTGAVFAFATSLDEVVIASFVTAPAQKTIPLQMFSGIKDNTGPNVTAAATILLLLSAVFLAVVEMLRRRSQRLVGSRPLWQ, from the coding sequence GTGAGCGAGCAATACGATCTGCCTCTGTCGAAGGGCCTGCTCGGCACATTCACGGCCGTGCTGCTCGTCTTGCTGGTGGCGCCGGCGCTCATCGTCATTCCCATCTCCTTCTCCGCCGGCACCATCATGACCTTTCCGCTGCCCGGCCTCTCGCTGCGCTGGTATGAGGAGGTTCTGTTCTCGCCCGCCTGGCGCAACGCCGTCAGCAACACGGCGCTGATCGGCACCGCCGCCGCGGCGCTCGCCACGCTGATCGGCACCATGGCGGCCATCGGCATCGACCGCCTCCGCAACACCATGAAGACGGCGACGCTGCTCCTTTCGATCTTTCCGCTGATGGTGCCCATCGTGATCGCGGCGCTCGGCGGCTATCTGGCCCTCGTCTCCGTCGGCCTCAACAACACCTATTGGGGCGCGATCCTGCTGCACGCCATGCTGGGCCTGCCCTTCGTCACCATCAGCGTGCTCGCGGCCCTGCAAGGCTTCGACCGCAACTTGTGGCGCGCCGCAAGCTCGCTGGGCGCCAAGCCGCTGACCATCTTCCGCCGCGTCATGCTGCCGATCATTCTGCCCGGCATCGTCACGGGCGCGGTCTTCGCTTTCGCCACCTCGCTTGACGAGGTCGTCATCGCCTCCTTCGTCACCGCGCCGGCCCAGAAGACCATTCCCTTGCAGATGTTCTCCGGCATCAAGGACAATACCGGCCCCAATGTCACCGCCGCCGCCACCATATTGCTGCTGCTCTCCGCAGTATTCCTCGCCGTGGTCGAGATGCTGCGCCGCCGCTCGCAGCGCTTGGTGGGCAGCCGGCCTCTATGGCAATAA
- a CDS encoding ABC transporter permease, with protein MRRHLGTALLLIPLVLFLAVTLVIPVCLMVVESVRDSEAARLLPRTLASLEGWNGAAPVPTAAYEALVQDFAATPVSQWGPAASRLNIEFPGARSLVLSTLRALAMAEDSGGDPQSRLIAQDPRWAEPRIWQAIWAARGPWTDRFLLAALDLKRGENGMITEDKQSIYRAIYIRTFGIALTVTALCLALGLPIAVYLASLPPQKAMPLLLLLMLPLWTSVLVRAMAWILLLQNNGLVNQALMGLHITTAPIQLVFNRIGVLIAMTHVLLPFMILPIYNVMRVIPRNQLRAAGSLGATPWVVFRRVYLPQSRAGIAAGCILVFASASGYYITPALVGGGADQMLGTFVELAAIRYSNQSLAAALGVIFMVIFLSAIGALFAWLRPMRAATGGLKG; from the coding sequence GCACTCCTGCTCATCCCCCTGGTGCTGTTCCTGGCGGTGACGCTGGTCATCCCCGTGTGCCTCATGGTGGTCGAAAGCGTGCGCGACAGCGAGGCGGCGCGCCTTCTGCCCCGCACCCTGGCCAGCCTTGAAGGCTGGAACGGCGCAGCGCCGGTTCCCACCGCAGCCTATGAAGCCTTGGTGCAGGATTTCGCCGCCACGCCGGTCTCGCAATGGGGGCCAGCGGCCAGCCGCCTGAACATCGAATTTCCCGGCGCACGCAGCCTGGTCCTGTCCACCCTGCGCGCGCTGGCGATGGCGGAGGACAGCGGCGGCGATCCGCAATCGCGCCTCATCGCCCAGGACCCGCGCTGGGCAGAACCGCGGATCTGGCAGGCCATATGGGCGGCCCGTGGCCCATGGACCGACCGGTTCCTGCTTGCCGCCCTCGACCTGAAGCGCGGCGAAAACGGCATGATCACGGAGGACAAGCAGAGCATCTACCGGGCCATCTACATCCGTACCTTTGGCATTGCCCTCACGGTCACCGCCCTCTGCCTCGCCCTTGGCTTGCCCATCGCGGTCTACCTCGCCTCGCTGCCGCCGCAAAAGGCCATGCCCCTGCTGCTCCTGCTGATGCTGCCGCTGTGGACCTCCGTCCTGGTGCGCGCCATGGCCTGGATTCTGCTTCTGCAGAACAATGGCCTGGTGAACCAGGCGCTCATGGGGCTGCACATCACCACCGCGCCCATACAGCTGGTGTTCAATCGCATCGGCGTTCTCATCGCGATGACCCATGTGCTGCTGCCGTTCATGATCCTGCCGATCTACAACGTCATGCGCGTGATCCCGCGCAACCAGCTGCGCGCCGCCGGCTCGCTGGGCGCCACCCCGTGGGTCGTGTTCCGCCGCGTCTACCTGCCCCAAAGCAGGGCAGGCATCGCGGCCGGCTGCATCCTGGTGTTCGCCTCCGCCAGCGGATATTATATCACGCCCGCCCTGGTCGGCGGCGGCGCCGACCAGATGCTCGGCACCTTCGTCGAGCTCGCCGCCATCCGCTACAGCAACCAGTCGCTCGCCGCCGCCCTGGGCGTCATCTTCATGGTCATCTTCCTGTCGGCCATCGGCGCCCTGTTCGCCTGGCTGCGGCCCATGCGGGCGGCCACCGGAGGGCTCAAAGGGTGA
- the speB gene encoding agmatinase: MREALRPGDVPKIYGDVPPFMAVDYVPDLARLDADAVIIGMPYDGIATFRGGATRRAPQEIRKFSLLFGRHNFDWDVDIVEHLRIADIGDVDVVPGNNVESYRRFETRLEQVLDKGAVPLSLGGDHGITYPAVKAVSNHHGAPMGLLVFDTHLDLSEALDGDRLTRASPVLRICELEHIDPKRVAIIGARGPRNLPEWTPLYKKMGISVFPMEQIEQEGIEAVTEKARAIATAGGAKLYISVDIDSIDPAYAPGTNSLEPGGLTSREIIRGVRVAGRDGFAGFDVVEVSPDFDTASGTTSVLAARLVAEALCCLAAARGGRKDAWRNAHAR, encoded by the coding sequence ATGCGCGAAGCTCTTCGTCCCGGGGACGTGCCCAAGATCTATGGCGACGTACCGCCATTCATGGCCGTGGATTATGTGCCTGATCTGGCCCGCCTGGATGCCGATGCGGTGATCATCGGCATGCCCTATGACGGCATCGCCACGTTCCGCGGCGGCGCGACGCGGCGGGCGCCGCAAGAGATCCGCAAGTTCTCGCTGCTGTTCGGCCGGCACAATTTCGATTGGGATGTGGACATCGTCGAGCATCTGCGCATCGCCGATATCGGCGATGTGGACGTGGTGCCCGGAAACAATGTGGAGAGCTATCGCCGTTTCGAGACTCGACTGGAGCAGGTTCTCGACAAGGGCGCGGTGCCGCTGAGCCTGGGTGGTGACCATGGCATCACCTATCCGGCCGTGAAGGCCGTTTCAAACCACCATGGCGCGCCCATGGGACTGCTGGTTTTCGACACCCATCTCGATTTGAGCGAGGCGCTCGACGGCGATCGCCTCACCCGGGCATCCCCCGTATTGCGGATCTGCGAGCTTGAGCATATCGACCCAAAACGGGTGGCAATCATCGGCGCGCGCGGCCCGCGCAACTTGCCGGAATGGACGCCGCTCTACAAGAAGATGGGCATCTCCGTGTTTCCGATGGAGCAGATCGAGCAGGAGGGCATCGAGGCGGTGACCGAGAAGGCCCGCGCGATCGCCACCGCCGGGGGCGCGAAGCTCTATATCAGCGTCGATATCGACAGCATCGATCCGGCCTATGCGCCGGGCACCAACAGCCTTGAACCCGGCGGGCTCACCTCGCGCGAGATCATCCGTGGCGTACGGGTCGCCGGGCGCGATGGCTTCGCCGGTTTCGACGTGGTGGAGGTCTCACCCGATTTCGATACGGCGAGCGGTACGACGAGCGTGCTTGCCGCCCGGCTGGTGGCGGAGGCACTCTGCTGCCTTGCTGCCGCGCGAGGCGGGCGCAAAGATGCTTGGCGTAACGCCCATGCCCGTTGA
- a CDS encoding BMP family protein translates to MTRRSFLATTAVAGLAAMGPAAVFAQEFKAAIVMPGNITDQAWNQTGYEAMKDAEEKLGIETAYIEKVAQPDQLEALSDYARRGYNVVIGHGGEFVDAVERAAERFPDTLFVVTNGFISAKNIASVSFDFKHFGYVIGFLSAKMSKNQNFGYITGQKIKVATDLLEGFTAGVHSVTPGAPVAVTYTNDWDDIAKGKEAALNQLNQGVDVIFPVLDNAQIGALQALQEKDAWGFGIWKDVYENWKDTVLQSAVMDFRIALVDFLRLAKEGKAEGKVYIYDIGTEAGRFGTYNPAIPQEVVQETEALIQKLKNGEVKI, encoded by the coding sequence ATGACGAGACGGAGTTTCCTAGCCACGACGGCGGTCGCCGGATTGGCGGCGATGGGGCCGGCAGCGGTTTTCGCCCAGGAGTTCAAGGCGGCCATCGTGATGCCCGGCAACATCACGGACCAGGCCTGGAACCAGACCGGCTACGAGGCGATGAAGGATGCCGAGGAGAAGCTTGGCATCGAGACGGCCTATATCGAGAAGGTGGCTCAGCCCGACCAGCTGGAAGCGCTCTCCGACTATGCGCGCCGCGGCTATAACGTGGTGATCGGCCATGGCGGCGAGTTCGTCGACGCGGTGGAGCGCGCGGCCGAACGCTTCCCCGATACCCTATTCGTGGTGACCAACGGCTTCATCTCGGCCAAGAACATTGCCTCCGTCAGCTTCGACTTCAAGCATTTCGGCTATGTGATCGGCTTCCTGTCGGCCAAGATGTCGAAGAACCAGAACTTCGGCTACATCACCGGCCAGAAGATCAAGGTCGCGACCGACCTGCTGGAGGGCTTTACCGCCGGCGTCCACAGCGTAACGCCCGGCGCGCCGGTGGCGGTGACCTATACGAACGATTGGGACGACATCGCCAAAGGCAAGGAGGCGGCCCTCAACCAGCTGAACCAGGGCGTGGACGTGATCTTCCCCGTGCTCGACAATGCACAGATCGGCGCGCTGCAAGCCTTGCAGGAGAAGGATGCCTGGGGGTTCGGCATCTGGAAGGATGTGTACGAGAACTGGAAGGACACGGTGCTCCAGTCGGCCGTGATGGACTTCCGCATCGCCCTCGTCGATTTCCTGAGGCTCGCCAAGGAAGGCAAGGCCGAGGGCAAGGTCTACATCTACGACATCGGCACCGAGGCCGGCCGTTTCGGCACCTATAACCCAGCGATCCCGCAGGAGGTGGTGCAGGAGACGGAAGCGCTGATCCAGAAGCTGAAGAACGGTGAGGTGAAGATCTGA